Part of the Rhizoctonia solani chromosome 2, complete sequence genome is shown below.
AGTCACTCCCAAAAAAGAACTCCAACACCAGATCAAGGCTGCCCtggaccaagacaaatccctggaggaaatactacaattcctccagaatgagtccaaggcccccccatccatcaaacaggcattcaaggattacaaaatggaagctGGCCTattattctaccaaggacgcatTGTGGTTCCCAACATTGAACATTGAGAACAGACTTGCCATGCACCTTTCACAACAGTCCCCTGGCAGGCCACCCAGGCAGGCAACGGACACTGGAACTAGTCTCACAGAACTACTAATGGCTGGGCATACAAGCTGACACttattggcatgtggattctTGCAAAATGTGCCAGCGATCAGGAAACCCAAGTATGCATCCATTCCACCTCAGCTGCTTGACCTTCCTactagaccctggcaacatatTTTGTACAATATGATTGTAGACCTCCCAAGGGATGGTAACCATGACTCCAtactggtcattgtggatagtttcACCAAATATGTAACtctggtggaatgttccaagaaactcaaggccccaGAATTAGTAGATCTATTCCTATGCCACATCTGGAAGAAATACAGCATGCCAGAGAAAACCATATCAGACTGCAGATGAGTATTTAATAACAGATTCCTGAAGGCTCTATACCAATGCCTGGGGATAGACCCTCACTACTTGTCTGCTTACCACCCCCAAAgcaatggacaaacagaacacGTGAATCCATCTGTGGAACACTTCTTGAGGGCCTACTCAGGAGTCAATTGGAAGGATTGGTTCAAATGGCTCCCTATGGtggaatttgcatacaacaatgcagtTCACAGCATGACCAGCATGACACCCTTCAAGGCACTCCACAGATAGGAACCCACCCTGACTCCAAGCAATCCCAACAGATGTACCCAAAGCAGACAACCTTGCAAACCATATGGAGGCACAATGAAAGGAAATTGAGTTGGCCCTCCAGCAATCTAAGTCACAAATGGGAGCTGGAGAAGAAGGGGAACTGTGGGAATTCAAGGTTGGGGAAGAAGCTTGGCCAGACACCAAAAACCTTAAACTCAAAACTCTGAGTCCAAAACTCACCAACCAACAAGTGGGACCCTTTAGGGTTATTGAAAAGATCTCCAACTGTGCCTACCAACTGGAGCTGCCATCATCCATGCAAGTTCACAACATCTTCTACATAGGACTACTGTCCAAAGTCAAGAGGGATGAAAACTGGAACTTTGAAAACAGGCCACCACCTATTATCATAGATGGCAAGGAAGGGTACAAGGTCAAAGGGATCATGGATATAGAAGAAAGGGAcagaaaatggttcttcagagtcaaatggaagggctatggaccagaagaaaacaTGTGGGAACCCCAGGAAAACTTGAAAAATGTGGGGAAAATATTAAAGAAGTATGAGGAagagatgaaaaagaaggcccttggcactgccaaggcccttagagggggggcagtgttgtagatacacttataccaaggacatttattccaattttctcaaatttaaacaaagttaaacagacaacatttttgatcatgtgactgtggCAATTATATcttacactaagcgccaaccATGTCCCCTTCTGCGCTTACcaagcatatgtagccacctccacctatgatgtcatcatgacacatcagtgacacatatacatgagtaaggccaactgcagagcagggttcttattgatatagtattgcatatgttgtatttgtaattagctttcccttgtaatatataaagaggccaaccaaccatggtaacacccaggtcaattatctcttgttgcatcacaacactgtacaagggccttaagcccagtaacttACCtagtacttagatagctcactgccttaagcagccttTGTGTTGTAGTTACctagctggtcattgcctgTAGGGCTTTGGTCACCatagttacttagttagttgttgtagggctCCCcttcactgccttaagtggttccTTTATTGTACCAcccagccacaagcacccatgCCCTTGACATCTCaccagacatctaggacaagTTAAGATGACCACAAACAGGTGGCACAGCTGCCTTCCAGTTTCATACTGGGCAGCCTCTGCAAGACATCTGGCCCACTCCTCATCACTCTCCAGTAGTCCTTGTGCAATGCAAGCCTCTTTGAAAGTGGGAAAGACTTGGCCTTCAAAGGTATGGAGGCTTTCAAAGGAAGTGGGGCCACACACCACAGTGAGAAGAGTTCTAAGGTAGAATCTTTCCCCACTGTTTGGTGAAACAAAATACATCCTTCCAATAGCCCCAGTGGAGAACCTGACAACCCCATTGTTCTGTGTAAACCTCTGCAAAGAAAACTTCTGAGTGGTCTTATTCTAGGTGAACTTGTTTGgaatttcttgatagactaaCTCATTTGCAAATCTGCAGACTTCTTGATTTTCATGTGCATTCAACTTGAAGAAGGCAGTGAGAGAAGTGTCCTTGGCTGCAGAAATCACATTCTCAATCAACTGGCCTGCACAGAAGGAAACTGATTGCTGCTCAGGGAGATGGACTTGTAGTCAGACAAGGTTTGGTACCTCCTGATGCAGGGAGAACTTCAAAAGCCACCAAAGTGCTTCATAGGGGGATACCAGCATGCATCCAAATGTGTCCTGATCTCATCTAGATTTTGAGCTTGCTGTGCAACCCCTTCAGCATTTGTGGTGAGCTCTATGGATATCCTATCACCCCCCTTGTACACATACTTAAAGACATATTTGATTGCCCCAATCCCAGAGCATGTCTCCACATTGATATGGCAGGTGTACCTTTTAGACAGGGATGGATTGTAGGGAACAACATGTCTATTATCAAAGGTAATTTCAACCCCACTAATAACCTTTCTGAAAGTTTGACAATTGTCCCTATGCCAGTAGAGGGGGTATGAGTCAGCAACCATGATAGTCTGTGCATTCCACTGCTTCAAGGGATAATAGCCCTTAGTGCAGGCCTTTTTGTCCTTGTCCCAGCATGCAGCATCAGAAGGATCAGGACCACATGGGCCATGCAACATGGAAGAAGTGATTACTGCATATAGGGCAGGGTCTGCACCTGGGCCTTCTGCAATTGGAAGCTCAGCACAAATATGCTCATCTACATCACCAGGCTCCAGGATGTGAGATGCACACTCCAACCATACTAAGAGGTGCATGTGAGGCAGGCCTCTCTTCTGGAATTCAATGGTGTGAACATGTGCAATGCATTTCCCAAAATCCCTTTTTGAGTGATATCCTCCATTAACTGGCAGCATTTCAGCTCAAAGGCCTGGGTAATGAGATCTGGCCTGTCAGAATAAGTTTGACCTGGCAGCAGAGCACTATGTATCTCTGGCCACTTTGGATTAGCTGTCATTGTGATGAACAGCTGTGGCCCACCAAGGTAGCAGGATATAGCCATGGCATCCTGATAGCTCTCAGCCATCTGTTGTGGGCCACCATAGTAAGAAGATGGGAGAATATAACAGCCAACCTGTTCTCCATGTGTGAGGTTATCACTCAAGAGTGCATCACATAGGCCACTGTACAACTCCACTCTGAGTGAAGATGGTTGTTGCATAGCCAAAGTAGTCTACTCTgatcagcaatggcccagaCATCCACCAGGTACTGTTGGAATAGATGTCTAGCCCAGAAGATGGTTGAAAAGGTTCCATTGGCACCAGGATAGTGGGTTTGAACATCTGGATCTTCACAGCTGAACAGATAATAGGCATAATACTCTCTTTCTGATACAACACTTTATCTGCCATTGATTGCCAGCTGGGCCATtatcctcatcatcatcatctggcTCATGCCCTTCTACATCCAATTGAGCAACTCTTTGAGCTGCTTGAGGGTGCAAGCCAGGCTGCCATTGCCAGCCTTGAATGGGTATGTGTCTCTGGAACCCATGCTCACCCTTAGGAAAAAGTAGAACATAATGCAGACATGCATATGCAGGGTTCCATGAGCTCATCCTTTGAAAAGCCTCCATGATGCTTGAACAGCACAATATCATGCTGCTAGTTCAAAGCATTATCAGCCAAGATCAGAGCAATCATCACTGGTTGGGAGATTGTATCTCCTTGGGTCAGTGTTCTGCTGCTGGCAAAGAACAATGGACACAGTCTGAACAGGTTGTTCTTGCATCCTCTGCCATGCTTGCTTGTAGAGAGCGCATACCAATGTGACTCATGAATCACCCAGTGAGCAAGTGCATCACCTGGTGCAGAATTAGGTTCCTTGGATCATGTGGTAAGGATAGAGTTGGGCATATTGAGGCTGCTGATCCTCTGAAGCCCTGTCAAGCACCCCAGAAAGGTGATGAACCTCCCCCCCAATTTTGAAGATATAAGGCCCTTGACCTGCAGGCACCTTGCCAATACTTGTTGCACCAAACAAAGTGAATGCCAATGCTGCATTGAGAGCTTGAATGTTTTTTTGGAAGTTTTGAGAGAGGTGGTGCCTCCCTGTATAAAGCTCCCAAAGCTCTCTTGGTGGACATCTAGGGGGAGGGAGGACAATCTGCCCTGAGAGACAGCATGATCCAAAAGTAATTGTATTCCCCTTTAGACACTCAGCATCCCAATGACAAGCTTGACACTCAGGACATCTAACATTCATTGGCCCTAAATCATGTTGCCCAGTGCAAGACAACCAGCTAACAATCATGTTTTCTTTTGCTGCAGTGCACTCTTGGGCTGCCTCATTTAGCTGTGCTGGTGGTAATGGCTGCTCATTAGGCTAGTAAGATATATAAGACTCTTTTCCTAATTTTCCCTATGCCAGGCAACTTACCTGTGGGTGGGCATGCACATCTCCTTGTTCATATCATTGCCTGGAGGTTCTTGATTAATGTTTCCCTGTATCAAAAGGTCAGTAAGGCAAAATCTTATGTGGCAATTGGTTTATGCTCACTTGATTATCCTCAATGTTCACAGGTACTTGCTGATTTCtgggatttgaggtgggtcCAATGGGGCAGGCAGCAATTCCTCTGGGATCAGGGCCATTTTGGAGGCTGGAACTTTTATTATACCATTTACATATCCTTtctgtcgtagacacagtcgataccagggaattattcccattttctcggatttaaacaaaggcaaacggggaacattttcgatcacgtgacttcggcgcttatatcatacgctaagcgccaagccacgtccccatccgcgcttaatcagcgtacgtagccacctccacctatgacgtcatcatgacacgtcaatgACACGTacgcatgagtaaggcctgCGGAgcgggttcttattggttatagtattggatataacgtatttgtaaatagcacttctgtagaatatataaagaggcaaccaaccatggtaacacccaggtcgattacctcttgttgcatcccacaactgtacaagggccttacagcccagcaaccccacttagttacttagtctacacgccttaagcggcttctgcgttgtacttacatagtttgccatgcccatacggccttggtcattgtagtatagctggttgtgttgcaggatagcttgccaccgccttaagcggtttttactagatacatccggccgcaagcgccccccctcctcaacgtccttatagacgtctaggacactaggtaattgaccttaagttggttgcaaaccgtgcccaccaagcacacctaCTTAGccacaacaaacaagaagaccccTGTACTAGAAGGGAAAACAGGTGATCGagctcgccttttgctgtcaataatcaaaccagcgttggctccacctagtaccaaattgctataaggcagacggttctaattgtccgcatacccacggtcgccgcacctgttaccagcaacctcagacagcagtacacccgcttgcagagacaagaccctacattacgccgcccacggctgtaattagcggcacttactgtccaacgctaggtcgtttgacgcgagaggtttagcgtttgcGTAActaagcgctcataagtcctgatataggcactactggctacacagccctcacCCTCCCTCACTTGCCCGCCATTACCTTGCGCACTCCCACTGGAGCTTTCTCCTGCCATTTTGATGCttatgttatggatatgacatttcttccataatctgtatgtattttattaattacacaagtaatcctacagtaaataaaatgggataaagatgcaaactaaggttttcaaggtccctctattcaattgcaacctttgcaaaacctataaacctcaggaatgccctcaatatgcaatatattTTGCAtgtatgctgttttctcactcatttaaatatatataaattcagctgagtagataaacagtaacaagtaatatttctcctgtttgtagtatacattattcaagattctatattgtggctacacacagaaatattcagggtcccccttGTTGCATaagcaagtgctccagcccttaatcagcccttaagggccaacgcactaaatgcgccttttctccatcactcgggcatctcacactgccaaattgcttgcgctgaggtgcgcctgtttgggCGCTTCAGAACGCTGGCTCAAACTTCCAAAACGGACAagatttggcagagttatgccccatttactgtaagtacccaatacaGCAGtatcatacctttgggactgtttgctccaaggatgaaacacttatccttgggacatccaagcaCCCACACAGgcaaatactgccttggggcaaatattaggatatGTTATTATTTaatatgtaccaaagtattggctctcctaagtgtttcagttgccacatgtacctcctgtaccccctcttggtatcaatcatgtatatacttgtttgtgtgctttctcagggtataaaaggaccctgtgaagacgcttctaatgcatccatttatccactcttatatattgacatatacacacaagcctttaacagcttatctgcacatttactttagtgactgactcactgtaaatagcataggaggttatttggcacactaagaccataggccagtcccaacagacacagggtaacctattagtgtacttactgcaaccctgtgccccttgactgtcacagttgttgagctcaacattgagtatagtgcaacaatactgtaaggattgttgtgattgagtgatagtgtttcaatccaccatactcctatattgtagatagctttatctacaatatctcataaatcctagatatattttaggtaaaacacataagtcttaagtcttacttaagcatatataagtcctatacttgttaggcaaatcctataaatcctgtacattagtcaggtagccctcttacctaaggtactatcccagagaccttaagtatacatacccttaatcacttaggcttaagtaacattagtctaaggtactatacataaccaaccacctgcacttcatagttgctagactatttgtcaggagttgtttattcctgataaacctagcatatattgtgcacatattctgtgcatatattctgattcttactATTAGTTcctagttattcccatataccttttgtatatagtaattctttcttactcctgtacttacacaactcttaacaggttgagttctgaggcttaaggctctcagaaccctccttatatacactgagcagcaaaagtattgcaggtcagcaGAGGTCAGATgtttatctccattgctgagcagccaatcagtgaatcccatccaaattgtACTggcacatgtggccattgtggcactatgttttagcacaaaatcttacaTTTCCATCAAGAAataagctcacaaccccacttttgctgtaatgcaacctgcaaaacttttgcaaattgtgttgagcatcttagaaatctgcacataactgattatgcagttcagtacaagttctggttttttgcacacacacTCTTAGTTAtgtgggccattgctggacagagtattagcttgtttcacccattagggactgtgtaacagaactgccttctcagggtcagtaaaagaaacccaaaattgcagttgcatcaAACTCcaggcactgtgtgggctggaaatgctttggggtatctcaggtgactgctggtacccagtgaaacagcttccatgaccttcccatacctgggactggtaATATAAGGGAGTgaagtgggttaggctgtatgagctgaaaattgaaatgccactcataagctggaatccaagccaaatgacatagaacttctgGCAGTAGTAGACATGGGTCAAAGGTATGCTAAGATTGATTATCTAGGGCaacagtgatgtgtacagaaagatagcatgcagtatacacagagattgcagccaacgggtggggtctcaaattgaacatgttctaactctgtgattgtcaatcagaAAACAGCCAGTTTTCCATCATAAGGTCTGTCTTAAAGAAACCTTCTACTGTGTTAGTTTCAACCTTTTCCAAttcacaatcacagagttagaacatgttcaatttgagaccccacccgt
Proteins encoded:
- a CDS encoding Retrotransposable element Tf2 protein, whose product is MGAGEEGELWEFKVGEEAWPDTKNLKLKTLSPKLTNQQVGPFRVIEKISNCAYQLELPSSMQVHNIFYIGLLSKVKRDENWNFENRPPPIIIDGKEGYKVKGIMDIEERDRKWFFRVKWKGYGPEENMWEPQENLKNVGKILKKYEEEMKKKALGTAKALRGGAVL